The region ACCTCTTCCCCGGCTTTGCGATCAACATGCCCCATCATGACCTGCTGAGCCAGCACATTCCAGATGGACGACGAGGCCTTGAGCCGCTGGGCCAGCCACTTCTCCTGAGCAGGCCCCAGCATGGTTTGCGAAGGCGAGAGCGATTCCGGGCAGGGAGGTTTGTTTCCATCCCCACAGGGTTGATCCGAACGGTACTGCCTCGTATCCAGCACAGAAAAATCGGCCAATCGGCCAAATGTGGCTGGACGATAGAGCGCCATATGCGGCCCCTCAGGCAGGCAGGCGCGAGGCAATGGCATATGCTCGTAATAAGCCCGATAGCTGTTCGCTCTCCGGTCGAGAAACTTGGCAGGATCGACATCTTTCTGCTCGGAAATGTATCCCGCGCAATTGTTATCGAATTCATGATCATCCCAGGTCACAATCCATGGGCAAAGTGCGTGAGCTGCCTGAAGAAATTCATCGCTTTTGTACTGCGCATGCCGCTGTCGATAGTCTTCGATCGATTCGATCTCATTACCTCGATGCTTTCGCACCAGGCGATCTTTCCCCTTGTACTCATAAATGTAATCCCCCAGATGAAAGATCAGATCGAGATCCTCTTTGGACATGTGGTCATACGCAGTGAAAAGGCCCTGCTCAAAGTGCTGGCACGAAGCAAATGCCATTCGCAACCGGTTGTTGAGAGCCTCAGGCCTGGGCATGGTTCGAAAACGGCCCGTGCGACTGGCACCACCTGAGGCAAGAAATCGATAGAAGTACCATCGATCAGGGTCTAACCCGCTCACTTCGACATGCACCGCATGCGCCATATCGGGAGTAGCGACCGCAGTTCCCTTCTGCATGATCTTCGAGAACTTCTCGTCGTGAGAGACCTCCCATTGGACGGGAATCGCCACAGGTTCGACAGGCTCATCACTCAGCGGATCGGGAAGAATACGTGTCCAGAGCACAGCACCAGTCGGTTGAGGATCACCCGCAGCCACACCCAATCCAAAAGGATTCGGCCCCAGCCGATAGTTACGATTGAGAACAGCCCCCTCTGTCCATGTCGATAATGTCGGCCACAGAACTGCACCAAATCCAGCAGCCATGATCTGTCGCCGAGACCACTTCAACGGGATCTGACCTTGACGAATTTCTCGCGATAAGGACTGCGGGGGGTTATCGATTGGCACTGGATCAACTCCTTGTTGTTAATTCTGGATATGACGCATCGTCACATGAGCGTCCTGGCTCAGAAGAAATCCTCACTCTTATTCGAATCAAAAATTATCAATAAACGGTGAAGATTTAACTGGGAATCAATTTTTTATCGTAAACTGCTTATTCGGAGAAAAACTTCCGACAGTTCATTTGGTCAATTACCACAAGAGACAAGACCGCAGTTTGATGAACGCCTGCCACCATGATGTCTTAAATCATTTCTGATATGGCTCGACTTACGCAGTTGACAACAAACCTGTTGGCTTTGTGATTGGGAGCAGGCACAAAAAGCGTTACTCTGAATTTGAAGTCCAGAGAATCGAGGCATAGTCAATCGTCTACTCTTTGCAGATCTGAAAGCGTTATGGAGCTGAACCAAATCATCGAGTGGGCCGGGAACTCCATCTACGCCTTTCAGGCATTGGGAGCATTAGTCGGTGGGACATTGTGTGTGATTCTGTTTCGCCAACTGGCAACCAAACGTTTTCGTACACACAAAGAGGCGGAAGAGTTTCGCGAAGAATGCTCTCAATGGATTCGCGACCACAATTGGGAAGCCTTGATTGCCCGTTGCGATGCATCACCCTGGTGGACGAAAGTTTCTCCTCAACTGCTGGGGTTAGCTGCCAGCCGAACGGACATCCCTCCCGCCGAGATCCGAAATTTTGCGCTCGATCAGTTCGAGCGGGAAGTTCAGGCCGAACTTGAGCACAAAGTCATGTGGGTCAACACGGTCATCAAATCAGCCCCGATGCTGGGTCTGTTAGGGACGGTTGCGGGGATGATTGCAGCCTTCGGCAAAATTGCTTCCATGCAGAAATCCGGGACCGATCCTTCCATGCTGGCTAACGATATCAGCCTGGCACTCATCACCACCGCCGTGGGTCTCGTGATAGCCGTTCCACTGATGATTGCGATTTCTGCGATTCTGATTCGTGTTCGCAAATTGCAGTTTGAAGTTGATCAGATTCTCACTCCACTCCTCGATCAGCTGGCAGAGGCCCGGTTTGCTGAAACCCAGCAAAAAGTACGTACATCATCCAGCGAACGGCAGGTGGAACGTACCCGATGAATCCGCCAACTCAACACGAACATTCCCTTTCGAACAAATTGGAAAGCGCAACGGGCAAATTGTTCGATGCCCAGCCACCAGCCCGGGCCGAACGAGTTCGTCGAAAATCGAACAACACGGCTCTGAACAGCGTCGATCTCGACATCACACCCATGATCGATTGTGTCTTTCTGCTGCTGATCTTCTTTATGGTCTCGTCCACAATGCAGGGAACACCTGATCTCGACGTCCCCTTTGCAATTCACACGCAAGGCGTCGACAGCCGGCAGTCGACCGTACTGATTCTCAGGCCAGGCAGAAACCCGGGTGATCGCGCACTGATTACTCTTGAAGACTCCGGCCAGCCGATCTCTTTTGCAGAAATTGGTCAACGGGTGACAGACGCTGTGCGAAACGGCCAGCGAAATGTCGTCGTCAAGGCCGAGGGGGACGTGGCCCACGGCGATGTCAGGGATGCCATGCAGGCTGCGGCAAAAGTCCAGGGCACCAGCGTGTTTGCCGGTGTACGGGAGAAGTAGCTCATGCCCATACGTTTCCGCTGTAATGCCTGCGGGCATCGGTTATCAATCACCTCGAGTAAACAGGGGCAAACGACCACCTGTCCGATCTGCCAGAGTGAGACCACCATCCCCTTCGAAGTCGATGATCTTAACAATCATACTCACGAGGATATCGAAAACAATCAGCCTCAAGCAGTCGATACTGAACCCTCTGCAGAACCTCCGGAAACTGCTCAGCGTCTTCCCGTGGCTGCTAAACCTCGATCGATCAAAAGGATTCCCATCGATCTGGAGGAGATGGATCTTACGCCTATGGTCGATGTCACCTTTCTGCTGCTCATTTTCTTCATGATCACGGCCTCCTTCAGCCTGCAGAAGACAATTCCATTCCCCACGCCTGACCCACAAAAATCGGGTGGCAAAGCCTCTTTGCAATCCCTCGATGATCTGCTCAACCAATCGATTCTTGTGGAAGTCAGTCGAGAAGGAAAAATCACGATTGATCGTCGACCGATTGAGACGGACTCTCGAGTACTCGAAGATGAGTTCCGCCTGCAGATGACTCGTGACAATAAACAGGAACTGGTTCTGACTGCGGACCCTGCGGCTAAGCACCGCCTGGTGATCACAATCCTCGATGCTGCCAATGCTGCAGGATTGCAGAAAATTCGGATCGTCACAGCCGGCAGTCAAGTACCACTCAAAGTCACTCGAATTTCGCCAGCTACGAATCTCACCCGGACGCTCACTCAAACCATGACGGAGGGAGTGTGATGCCGGAGCTTGTTGTCGTCTGCCCGGGAACTGCCAATCGTGTTTTGGAACTCACCAAAACTCACCCTGTCATGATTGGCTCGCTGGAATTCAATGAAATTGTGGTACCTGGAGACAACATTCCAGCAGTTGTCTGCCGGGTCAGCTGGAATGGCTCGGCATTCGAAGTCACTGTCGCCGGTGCTCCTTCAGTGAGTGTGAATGGAGCCGATGTCGCTCGGTCGGAGCTCTCTGCCGGAGATGTGATCTCGATTGGCAAAGTGGCCATTCGTTATCAGGATTTGCAGCAGCAGGGGATGGAAAAATCAGTGCCCGCTCCTGAGGCTCAAACACTTCCGAGAAAGTCACCTCGGAAAGGGCAGCCTGAACAACCAGTCGTCATTATTGAAGAAGAATCTTCGACCAGCCTGAGCGATCTTCCGGCACTTCCCACACGAGATAACGCCGTCGCCAGTCGACTGGCAGCACGCGAGTCTGCTGGATCGCCCGGAGGCAGTTTTTCTGAAAAACCTGATCTTCGTCAAAGAGGGCTCAATAAGGCCCCCGCACTTGCCCGCCCGGGAGAAGAAGACCTCGTCAGATCGCCGTTTGTTCTGGGAATGGCCATCTCTGTCGGGCTACTTATCGTGGCAGGACTGGTCACGACTTTCCTGATTCAACAAAGATCTCTCGAGCGGGAATTCGGCCTCGCTGAACTCGATTTCAAAGAAGGTCGTTTCTCTCAGGCTTACGAAGGATTCCAGAAGTTCTCCACAAGTCACCCCCGGGCCAAACGCTCGAAAGAAGCCAGACGCTACGCCTGGAAAGCAGCCATTGAACGCGAACTCCTCGGAGTCACTCCTGATTTCACTCAGGCCATGTCCCATTTGCAGAAATGGATTGTCGATGACCGCGATGCAGAAGATTTCAGCTCGATCAGACCAGATTTACTTCGTGCAGCCGAAAGAATTGCAAATGGTAGCGCCATAGCCTCGGCTGCCAATGCCAGTGCCGAACTTCTGAACATTTCCGATGACGCCACCCGACTGATCGAACGCTACAACGACGACCGGACATCTCTGACAGCTTCACTCGAACGCCTGGAACAGTTGCGAAAAGCTGCCAATCGCGCTCTGGTTCGAAAAAACCGTCTTGATACCGCCACCAGTGAGATCCAGTCCGCCTTAAAGGCAGATCAGGCTTTGAAAGCACTCGCCATTCATCGGCAACTGATGGATCATCACCCGGATCTCAAGAAAAACCCGGAGTTGAACGAACTCCTTGCAGAAGCCATTCGACTCGAAACAAAACAGGTCGTTGAACGTCCCGCCGAGTCACTTCCTCAACCTGACAAACCGCGTGAAGCTGTCAGCGTCATGCCCTACTTCCGGCAGCGCAGCCGCAGCGAAGATCCCACCAGCAGTCTGATCCTCCCACTGCGCTTGCAGGATTCATTAGTCGCCATTCAACCCGAAACTGGAAAGCTTCTGTGGCAATATCCTCTGGGAAAATCCAATTCTCCATTTGCGATCCCCTTATCAGGGAATGCTGAGCGCTGGCTGGCATGGAGTGAGCGTGACCAGGGTCTGATCTTATTTGACTCAGAAAATGGGCGGCCTTCATGGCTCTGCCCGACAGGTCAACTCGCTCCTGGGATTCCTGCCCAAGCGGAGAACTCGCTTTTCGTGAGCCTAGCCTCAGGAGAGGTCTGGCGGCTCGATAAGGAAACGGGACGCGTTACTGCCGCCTTAAAGTTTCCGCAGAGACTCGTGACGCAACCCGTATTGTTACGAGACGCGACTCATCTCGTCGCGGGCGGGGAACAGTCACTTCTTTACACCTTCAGCCGCAATCCTCTTCAGATCGTGGCAGCAACATACTTAGGTCATGACAAACACACGTTGACAGTCCCTCAACTGGCAACGGGAGATTTACTCCTCGTGGGAGAGAATGACCAACTCGACTCAGCCAGATTGCACGTACTGTCCACCGGGCAACCCCTACAGCCCCTGGCAATCAGGCAAACTTTGGAATTGCCCGGTCTGCTCATGGGAGCTGGCAAAATTCGTGGATCAACGCTTGTATTGCCCCTCGTCGGCGAACGACTGGCTCTCTTCAACGTCACCGATCAATCCGGCATGACTCCTCTGACGGAAGTGGATGGCTATCCTTTACAATCGAAATACAACGGGCCGATTGAACTCTGGTTCTCACCACAAGATGAAATCTGGATGTACGGTTCCCGGTTGAAACGATTCTCCACTCGTTCCGATGGGCTCAGCCTGCTCTCTGGAGATTCCATCACAGGGTGGGCTGCCGGTCCCATCACCAGCTTTGATCGACAGGTCATGATCCCCCGCAGAGCTTCGTGGACGACCGGAACAACCACCAGCACGGTCAATCTGGCTGGTCAGCCCGGAAACTGGAAAATGATCTCCGGTGGAAAGTTACTCGGGTCCGCCACCGCCCCAGATCGATTGCTCACTGCCAGTGAAGCCGGCATTCTTTCCCAATGGACAACGATTTCTCATAACGAGTCTTCCGTCATGGAATCGCAGGTCGCGATTGACTTGCCACCTCTGGAAAACTGGCAATTGTTCGCCACTCCCTGGAATGGCAAACTCGTGGTCACAGCCGCAAGAGCTGACTCTGCTGGATCTTCAACCCGCTACTGGATCTATGAAGGGACATCGACACTTCCACCACCGCGATCCATCGAAGGTCATCTCGAGTTAGCCCCATTGTCGCTCGATGGCGGAATTGTTCTTTTCCAACCGGGAACTGCCACCTGGCTCAATCCCCAAACGGGCCAGAAATCGCAAGTCGTCCAGCCACAGTTGGCTTCCAGCGGTGATTCAACCTTGCAGAGAAGCTGGAAGTGCGCGGCCGTATTACCAGATTCCATCGTGGTCGCAACAAAAGATGGTGAACTCTGGAAACTGGCCATGCTCCAGGGTCAATTGACACGCATCGCGACAATCAAGTTGCCTGACGCAGATGTTGCTCAAATGGCGAGCTGCGGCCGCTATATCGCAGTTCTCTTGCGCTCGGGAGAAGCCGATCACTCAGGTCAGCTTCATTTGTATCTGGCGGAAACACTCGACCCGCGCGGAACAATTGAACTTTCAGATTCTGAATCTGACAACGAAATTCATGCCCTCATCGGTGATGAACAATCGCTGATCGTGTCGACCAGTCAAGGAGTCGAACACTTTGATTTGAGCGGCAGTTTTAACTCAGCGATGGCCAACCAGACGACACCGCATCGCTGGAAGATCCCTTCAAAACAGTCACATCGATTACTGGCACACTTTCAAGGTACAACCATCTGGATTGTCACTGCACCCGATCAGGTTCAGCAGATAGATCGTCGCTCAGGAAAAGTCTTGCACACCGTTCAGACTCAAATCCAGATCGATTCGCTCTTTATCGCCTTTGGAAAACTCTTTGCGGCCTCCAGCGATCTGGCCATCGAGTTGATTGCCAACCCTGCCAATACTTTCATTGAAGAGCAGCAGACACAGAACACGATTGATCCTGAAAATCGACCTGCTCAAGGGATCGAGCCATGAAGCAGCGACTAACACTTCATCGCTGGTTATTAGTCATGACTGTGGCTGTATGGGGCTTCACCCTGAGCGACGCACTTTTCGCTCAGGAAGTCACCCCCGATACCAACGCACAACTCACTGAGACTACACAGACTTCAAGCAATCAGACTTCAAGCAATCAGAATCCCACCACCAGCAACGCAGCCGTCGATGAAGCTGCCGAGGAGGCAGAAAAACTCCCGACGTTATCAACACTGGCTTTACCTGATGCCAAGACATTGCTCAAAGGACGGCCTGTCGACTGGATCATTCTCAAAACTGACGAAGTGATTGTGGTTGAACCACTCGAACCTCGACCCGGCGCTCTCGAAAAGCAGATCAACGATCAACTGGAGGCCATGCGAAAGCCATTGCCACCCCAGAAAAATGCCATGGAACTCGAACAGTCGCGCCGCCGCGAATTGGGAACACTCAAGATCACACTGGCCGATCCTGAGGA is a window of Planctopirus limnophila DSM 3776 DNA encoding:
- a CDS encoding biopolymer transporter ExbD, which encodes MPIRFRCNACGHRLSITSSKQGQTTTCPICQSETTIPFEVDDLNNHTHEDIENNQPQAVDTEPSAEPPETAQRLPVAAKPRSIKRIPIDLEEMDLTPMVDVTFLLLIFFMITASFSLQKTIPFPTPDPQKSGGKASLQSLDDLLNQSILVEVSREGKITIDRRPIETDSRVLEDEFRLQMTRDNKQELVLTADPAAKHRLVITILDAANAAGLQKIRIVTAGSQVPLKVTRISPATNLTRTLTQTMTEGV
- a CDS encoding alkaline phosphatase D family protein, coding for MAAGFGAVLWPTLSTWTEGAVLNRNYRLGPNPFGLGVAAGDPQPTGAVLWTRILPDPLSDEPVEPVAIPVQWEVSHDEKFSKIMQKGTAVATPDMAHAVHVEVSGLDPDRWYFYRFLASGGASRTGRFRTMPRPEALNNRLRMAFASCQHFEQGLFTAYDHMSKEDLDLIFHLGDYIYEYKGKDRLVRKHRGNEIESIEDYRQRHAQYKSDEFLQAAHALCPWIVTWDDHEFDNNCAGYISEQKDVDPAKFLDRRANSYRAYYEHMPLPRACLPEGPHMALYRPATFGRLADFSVLDTRQYRSDQPCGDGNKPPCPESLSPSQTMLGPAQEKWLAQRLKASSSIWNVLAQQVMMGHVDRKAGEEVAYSMDQWPGYEVERQRILGFFDREKISNPIVLTGDIHSNWVNNLAPGQDDNAQPVATEFVVTSISSSGNGSQNLKYAQTVQDENPFVKFYNAERGYVSCEITPKSWTSNYQVVEYVDKPGAPLVTRASFAVESGKAGAQKM
- a CDS encoding ExbD/TolR family protein: MNPPTQHEHSLSNKLESATGKLFDAQPPARAERVRRKSNNTALNSVDLDITPMIDCVFLLLIFFMVSSTMQGTPDLDVPFAIHTQGVDSRQSTVLILRPGRNPGDRALITLEDSGQPISFAEIGQRVTDAVRNGQRNVVVKAEGDVAHGDVRDAMQAAAKVQGTSVFAGVREK
- a CDS encoding outer membrane protein assembly factor BamB family protein yields the protein MPELVVVCPGTANRVLELTKTHPVMIGSLEFNEIVVPGDNIPAVVCRVSWNGSAFEVTVAGAPSVSVNGADVARSELSAGDVISIGKVAIRYQDLQQQGMEKSVPAPEAQTLPRKSPRKGQPEQPVVIIEEESSTSLSDLPALPTRDNAVASRLAARESAGSPGGSFSEKPDLRQRGLNKAPALARPGEEDLVRSPFVLGMAISVGLLIVAGLVTTFLIQQRSLEREFGLAELDFKEGRFSQAYEGFQKFSTSHPRAKRSKEARRYAWKAAIERELLGVTPDFTQAMSHLQKWIVDDRDAEDFSSIRPDLLRAAERIANGSAIASAANASAELLNISDDATRLIERYNDDRTSLTASLERLEQLRKAANRALVRKNRLDTATSEIQSALKADQALKALAIHRQLMDHHPDLKKNPELNELLAEAIRLETKQVVERPAESLPQPDKPREAVSVMPYFRQRSRSEDPTSSLILPLRLQDSLVAIQPETGKLLWQYPLGKSNSPFAIPLSGNAERWLAWSERDQGLILFDSENGRPSWLCPTGQLAPGIPAQAENSLFVSLASGEVWRLDKETGRVTAALKFPQRLVTQPVLLRDATHLVAGGEQSLLYTFSRNPLQIVAATYLGHDKHTLTVPQLATGDLLLVGENDQLDSARLHVLSTGQPLQPLAIRQTLELPGLLMGAGKIRGSTLVLPLVGERLALFNVTDQSGMTPLTEVDGYPLQSKYNGPIELWFSPQDEIWMYGSRLKRFSTRSDGLSLLSGDSITGWAAGPITSFDRQVMIPRRASWTTGTTTSTVNLAGQPGNWKMISGGKLLGSATAPDRLLTASEAGILSQWTTISHNESSVMESQVAIDLPPLENWQLFATPWNGKLVVTAARADSAGSSTRYWIYEGTSTLPPPRSIEGHLELAPLSLDGGIVLFQPGTATWLNPQTGQKSQVVQPQLASSGDSTLQRSWKCAAVLPDSIVVATKDGELWKLAMLQGQLTRIATIKLPDADVAQMASCGRYIAVLLRSGEADHSGQLHLYLAETLDPRGTIELSDSESDNEIHALIGDEQSLIVSTSQGVEHFDLSGSFNSAMANQTTPHRWKIPSKQSHRLLAHFQGTTIWIVTAPDQVQQIDRRSGKVLHTVQTQIQIDSLFIAFGKLFAASSDLAIELIANPANTFIEEQQTQNTIDPENRPAQGIEP
- a CDS encoding MotA/TolQ/ExbB proton channel family protein, whose translation is MELNQIIEWAGNSIYAFQALGALVGGTLCVILFRQLATKRFRTHKEAEEFREECSQWIRDHNWEALIARCDASPWWTKVSPQLLGLAASRTDIPPAEIRNFALDQFEREVQAELEHKVMWVNTVIKSAPMLGLLGTVAGMIAAFGKIASMQKSGTDPSMLANDISLALITTAVGLVIAVPLMIAISAILIRVRKLQFEVDQILTPLLDQLAEARFAETQQKVRTSSSERQVERTR